The following are from one region of the Nostoc sp. 'Peltigera membranacea cyanobiont' N6 genome:
- a CDS encoding DUF1963 domain-containing protein, with protein sequence MRESNQLSLHQLTKMGGKPLAPSNTQWGSCSVCGGWMQFIGQIDLEETAIKEVSERKQLLLIFMCTNNPGLCYEWDAGLGGNAAILVSKTNLTSLEAPCDKEEFLLEETLLTLDQCDDFADTYCQILNQSQNPVCGKIGGEPLWIQADETPICSCGARMTFVFQLQYSAEIQFGDAGSGYGFVCLVCQQRAKFLWQCC encoded by the coding sequence ATGGGTGGGAAACCCCTTGCGCCTTCAAATACTCAATGGGGAAGTTGTAGCGTATGTGGTGGGTGGATGCAGTTCATTGGTCAAATTGACTTAGAAGAAACGGCAATAAAAGAGGTTAGTGAACGCAAACAGTTACTCCTCATATTTATGTGTACTAATAATCCTGGACTGTGTTATGAGTGGGATGCTGGTTTAGGAGGCAATGCAGCGATATTGGTTTCTAAAACTAACCTCACCAGTCTTGAAGCACCTTGTGACAAAGAAGAATTTCTGTTAGAAGAAACATTGTTAACTCTGGATCAGTGTGATGATTTTGCTGACACTTATTGTCAAATTTTAAACCAATCTCAAAACCCAGTATGCGGCAAAATTGGTGGTGAACCATTGTGGATTCAAGCGGATGAAACTCCTATCTGTAGTTGTGGAGCTAGGATGACGTTTGTATTTCAGTTGCAATACAGCGCCGAAATCCAGTTTGGGGATGCGGGTTCTGGATATGGCTTTGTGTGTTTAGTATGTCAACAACGGGCAAAGTTTCTTTGGCAATGTTGCTAA
- a CDS encoding pentapeptide repeat-containing protein — MEKITAEMFLKRYENGCRDFQSIILEYADLSMADFQRINLQGSQFSYVNLSRINLRDSTLTAQFSFCNFRDSKIESCYLESARFSDCDFRGASVTKVNLTYTSFIRVNLQGARLEGFGEEFPLFFNVVREDGEFIPGYTYEP; from the coding sequence ATGGAAAAAATAACGGCTGAAATGTTCCTTAAGCGGTACGAGAATGGGTGCAGAGATTTTCAAAGTATCATCTTGGAGTATGCTGACTTGAGCATGGCTGATTTTCAGAGAATTAACCTGCAAGGCTCCCAGTTTAGCTATGTTAACCTGAGTAGAATTAATTTGCGGGATAGTACTTTGACCGCTCAATTCAGCTTCTGTAATTTCAGGGATTCTAAAATCGAATCTTGTTACTTGGAAAGTGCCAGGTTTAGCGATTGTGATTTTAGAGGGGCTAGTGTAACCAAAGTTAATTTGACTTATACCAGTTTTATTCGAGTCAACCTTCAAGGAGCGAGGCTTGAGGGTTTTGGAGAAGAATTCCCCTTGTTCTTCAATGTTGTTCGAGAAGACGGGGAATTTATTCCTGGTTACACCTATGAACCCTAA
- a CDS encoding pentapeptide repeat-containing protein, which produces MRITESELLQRYAAGERDFSGVDLREADLSGAELGRANLNGANLSGINLSRANLLFANLSGANLSGANLSGAELGLAKFIGANLEGAIVAEASVVGTNFENANLRGTIGSFGHAHGCFYYNTTMPNGRICTEPHREEG; this is translated from the coding sequence ATGAGGATAACAGAGTCGGAGTTGTTGCAGCGTTATGCTGCTGGGGAGAGAGACTTTAGTGGGGTTGATTTGAGGGAAGCTGATTTGAGTGGGGCTGAATTGGGTAGAGCCAATTTGAATGGTGCCAACTTGAGTGGAATTAATCTAAGCCGAGCTAATCTTTTGTTCGCTAATTTGAGTGGGGCTAATTTGAGTGGGGCTAATTTGAGTGGGGCTGAATTGGGTTTGGCTAAGTTTATTGGTGCCAATTTGGAGGGTGCCATCGTTGCTGAAGCTTCCGTTGTTGGAACTAACTTTGAAAATGCCAACCTCCGAGGAACTATTGGTTCCTTTGGTCACGCTCATGGGTGTTTCTACTATAATACTACTATGCCCAATGGTAGGATTTGTACTGAACCCCATAGGGAAGAAGGGTGA
- a CDS encoding ParA family protein, which translates to MSRIIAVFNQAGGVAKTTLTQNLGYQIAQLGHGVLLISPQKEKFLTNFGNY; encoded by the coding sequence ATGAGCCGAATCATCGCAGTTTTTAATCAGGCGGGAGGTGTTGCCAAAACCACCCTTACCCAAAACTTGGGCTACCAAATAGCGCAATTGGGTCATGGTGTTCTGCTCATTTCACCCCAAAAAGAAAAATTTCTGACTAACTTCGGTAATTATTAG
- a CDS encoding ParA family protein, which produces MSSPKKIITITGYKGGVGKSTTAVHLATFFSELGKTVLVDGDQNRTALAWSKRGSFPFPAVDERQALKVIADAQFVVIDTPARPDSDDLKELAKGCDLLILPTKPDIVSLEPMLLMVKDLGETNYRCLLTIVPPYPSKEGETLRQDLLNGGIPVFQAMIRRTVGFEKAAMAGVPIRDVDDSRLKTAWADYLALGKEVMEILK; this is translated from the coding sequence ATGTCAAGTCCAAAGAAAATCATAACTATCACTGGCTACAAGGGAGGGGTGGGGAAAAGCACTACAGCAGTGCATCTTGCAACCTTCTTTAGTGAACTTGGTAAAACCGTCCTTGTAGATGGCGACCAGAATCGTACCGCCCTGGCGTGGTCAAAACGCGGATCATTCCCCTTTCCTGCGGTGGACGAACGCCAAGCCTTAAAGGTAATTGCCGATGCTCAGTTTGTGGTCATCGACACCCCAGCAAGACCTGACTCCGATGATCTAAAGGAATTAGCTAAAGGCTGCGACCTTTTAATACTGCCGACAAAGCCCGACATTGTAAGCCTTGAGCCAATGCTTTTGATGGTGAAAGATTTGGGTGAGACAAACTATCGCTGCTTGCTCACTATTGTTCCTCCCTATCCCAGCAAGGAAGGTGAAACACTGCGTCAGGATTTGTTGAATGGAGGCATCCCCGTATTTCAGGCAATGATCCGGCGTACTGTCGGCTTTGAGAAAGCAGCAATGGCTGGTGTCCCCATTCGGGATGTTGATGACTCACGTTTAAAAACAGCTTGGGCTGATTACCTTGCGCTAGGTAAAGAAGTTATGGAGATTTTGAAATGA
- a CDS encoding PIN domain-containing protein yields the protein MVSNFTAIYDACVLYPAPLRDFLMRLAVTDLFRARWTDAIHSEWIRNVLKDRPDLTLEKLTRTKNLMNSHVRDCLVTGYEALIAGLQLPDQNDRHVLAAAIRCNASIIVTFNLKDFPAQALSLYGIESQHPDDFILHLIDLNPTEICKVVKTHRSSLKNPPKTSEEYLESLLRQGLPQSVTALQDFCYDI from the coding sequence ATAGTGTCTAATTTCACAGCTATTTATGATGCATGTGTCTTATATCCAGCACCATTGAGAGATTTTCTTATGCGGCTTGCAGTCACCGACCTATTTAGGGCACGGTGGACGGATGCAATTCACTCAGAGTGGATTAGAAACGTTTTAAAGGATCGTCCTGATCTCACGCTTGAGAAGCTTACCAGAACTAAAAATCTGATGAATAGCCATGTCCGAGATTGTCTCGTTACAGGTTATGAAGCACTGATCGCAGGTTTACAACTTCCAGATCAAAATGATCGCCATGTCCTCGCAGCAGCGATTCGTTGTAATGCAAGTATTATAGTCACTTTTAACCTTAAAGATTTTCCTGCTCAAGCTCTTTCACTATATGGTATTGAGTCCCAGCATCCAGATGACTTCATTCTGCATCTGATTGACCTTAACCCAACAGAAATTTGCAAAGTGGTAAAGACGCACAGAAGTAGTCTTAAGAATCCCCCTAAGACATCTGAAGAGTACTTAGAATCGCTTCTAAGGCAGGGACTACCACAATCAGTTACTGCTCTACAAGATTTTTGCTATGACATTTAG
- a CDS encoding excisionase family DNA-binding protein, producing MTLSTYQSSRTAVPTEEDATLAKKSSQTLASYVRDNDAYRTIKVVQNNATSETVTIPAAAFHLLVDILTQMAKGNAVTLIPIHAELTTQEAADILNVSRPYLVGLLESGEMPYRKVGTRRRVRYQDLLNYKNQIDTLRMQALDELTAQAQELDMGYE from the coding sequence ATGACACTCAGTACATACCAATCTAGTAGGACTGCTGTACCTACAGAAGAAGATGCTACGCTAGCTAAAAAAAGTAGTCAAACTTTGGCATCCTATGTACGGGATAATGATGCATATCGCACTATCAAAGTTGTGCAAAATAACGCTACAAGTGAAACGGTTACTATACCAGCAGCGGCTTTTCATCTGCTTGTTGACATCCTGACACAAATGGCTAAAGGTAATGCTGTTACTCTTATACCCATACACGCAGAACTCACGACACAAGAAGCGGCTGATATTTTAAATGTTTCTCGTCCTTATTTGGTAGGATTATTGGAATCTGGAGAGATGCCATACCGTAAAGTAGGAACACGACGACGGGTGCGTTATCAGGATCTACTCAATTACAAAAATCAAATTGATACTTTGCGAATGCAAGCTCTTGATGAGCTTACTGCTCAAGCTCAAGAACTAGATATGGGGTACGAATAA
- a CDS encoding tyrosine-type recombinase/integrase, translating to MVERKKNEEYRSREYLTIEEVKVLIEAAGNRGRHKQRDYCLLLLMFRHGLRAGEACRLKWDAIMFSRRIIYINRLKGSMSGNHPLQSDEISALELLRERYKEQGSYYVFVNERGKSLTVAAIQKIISRAGDAANLPIKVHPHMMRHSCGYYLADQQRPTRDIQAYLGHTNIQHTVRYTAQNPKRFESFDWDW from the coding sequence ATGGTGGAGCGAAAGAAGAATGAAGAGTATCGGAGTCGGGAGTATCTAACCATAGAGGAGGTGAAGGTACTAATTGAAGCAGCTGGTAACAGGGGGCGGCACAAACAGAGGGATTACTGTTTGCTTCTGTTGATGTTTCGCCACGGGTTGAGGGCAGGGGAAGCTTGCCGACTCAAGTGGGACGCGATCATGTTTTCAAGGCGCATCATTTATATTAACCGTCTTAAGGGCAGTATGAGCGGCAATCATCCGTTACAAAGTGATGAAATCTCAGCACTGGAGCTTTTAAGGGAGCGGTATAAAGAGCAGGGGAGTTACTACGTGTTTGTGAATGAGCGGGGTAAATCTTTGACTGTGGCAGCGATTCAGAAGATTATTTCTCGTGCAGGAGATGCGGCTAATCTGCCGATCAAGGTACATCCGCACATGATGCGCCACAGTTGCGGCTATTACTTGGCTGACCAACAACGCCCAACCAGGGATATTCAAGCGTATCTAGGGCATACAAATATTCAACATACAGTCCGCTACACTGCTCAGAACCCCAAAAGGTTTGAGTCTTTTGATTGGGACTGGTGA
- a CDS encoding DUF3368 domain-containing protein, giving the protein MAELPAINTSPLIFLTKGGFLDLLQVISSSVIVPNAVAAEIQAYGSADVTAVALNNTDWLVVQETPPVPNVIQSWDLGLGESAVLTWGYVNPGTEVILDDLAARRCAATLGIPVRGTLGIVITAKQRGVIPAARPVLEQLRQCGMYLSDRVINHALALVGE; this is encoded by the coding sequence GTGGCTGAACTCCCTGCTATCAACACATCACCACTAATTTTTTTGACTAAAGGCGGGTTTCTCGATTTATTACAGGTCATTAGTTCATCGGTTATTGTTCCTAATGCTGTGGCCGCAGAAATTCAGGCGTATGGGTCAGCAGACGTAACAGCAGTGGCGCTCAACAATACTGATTGGTTGGTTGTACAAGAAACACCACCAGTCCCGAATGTGATTCAAAGCTGGGATTTGGGTCTAGGTGAGTCAGCTGTACTGACCTGGGGCTATGTAAATCCAGGTACAGAAGTAATTCTAGATGATTTAGCGGCCCGTCGTTGTGCTGCAACTTTGGGAATTCCGGTACGGGGAACATTAGGCATCGTTATTACTGCTAAACAGCGAGGGGTAATTCCGGCTGCACGTCCAGTTTTAGAACAATTGCGCCAGTGTGGAATGTATTTATCTGACCGCGTGATCAATCACGCATTAGCATTGGTAGGGGAATAG
- a CDS encoding UPF0175 family protein gives MSNVTINLPEEVFSARRLSPEEFVRDMRLAAAIYWYQKQEISMEKAASVAGLNRRDFLAVLAREQVDVFAVDFDDLQSELNRG, from the coding sequence ATGTCTAATGTCACGATTAACCTGCCAGAAGAAGTATTTAGCGCCCGTCGCCTGAGTCCAGAAGAATTTGTGCGCGATATGCGCCTCGCTGCTGCTATCTACTGGTATCAAAAGCAGGAAATCTCGATGGAGAAAGCAGCCTCTGTTGCTGGGCTAAACCGCCGAGACTTTCTAGCTGTCCTAGCCCGTGAACAAGTGGATGTCTTCGCTGTTGATTTTGATGATTTGCAGAGCGAGTTGAACCGTGGCTGA
- a CDS encoding HEPN domain-containing protein — MLENTSFAFIANQLNVNCTLPIKVIENHYFQKANYIQIQEIKNHLKKSGYFSDYFQFNLSPYEFVYVPDENTPEKQNLKSQHLEPEEWKYYILAFQGNNSEISNLQQVANLAEIELKIALVFLYHKEVGGYGIVKNPIHSFNCFFEIDRDDSYSHEFINDTHLQEVSLIYQDFKNLDEAKYLYIKQAIKMLEELKHLPYHSKFRILGLFTIIEFLITHKPIDTGDSITRQVTNKMALLSKRFSKQLDYSAFFKDIPESTIWKKLYAYRSCIAHGTQADFQKELSVLKDDSTARKFLKLVVKTLLRHSLSEPQLYTDLKEC, encoded by the coding sequence ATGTTAGAAAATACTAGCTTTGCTTTTATAGCGAATCAACTCAATGTAAATTGTACCCTACCTATCAAAGTTATTGAAAATCACTATTTTCAAAAAGCCAACTACATACAAATTCAAGAGATTAAAAATCATCTCAAGAAATCGGGATATTTCTCCGATTATTTTCAATTTAATTTATCTCCTTATGAATTTGTGTATGTTCCAGATGAGAACACACCCGAAAAACAAAATTTGAAGAGTCAGCATCTTGAACCAGAAGAATGGAAATACTATATATTAGCTTTTCAAGGAAATAATTCCGAAATTTCAAATTTACAACAAGTAGCAAATTTAGCGGAGATAGAATTAAAAATTGCATTAGTATTTCTCTACCATAAAGAAGTAGGAGGTTATGGGATTGTGAAGAATCCAATACACAGTTTTAATTGTTTTTTTGAGATTGATCGTGACGATTCTTATTCACATGAATTTATTAATGATACACATTTGCAGGAGGTTAGTTTAATTTACCAAGATTTTAAAAATTTAGATGAAGCTAAGTATCTATACATTAAGCAAGCTATTAAAATGCTTGAGGAGCTAAAGCATCTGCCTTATCACTCTAAGTTCAGAATTCTCGGATTATTTACTATTATTGAATTCTTAATTACACATAAACCAATTGATACAGGAGACTCAATAACGCGGCAAGTAACAAACAAAATGGCTTTATTATCAAAGCGGTTCAGTAAGCAACTCGATTACTCTGCATTTTTTAAAGATATACCCGAAAGTACTATTTGGAAAAAACTTTATGCCTACAGAAGTTGCATAGCACACGGTACTCAAGCAGATTTTCAAAAAGAACTATCGGTATTAAAAGATGATTCTACTGCAAGAAAATTTCTAAAATTAGTTGTAAAAACACTTTTGCGACACTCTCTGAGCGAACCTCAACTATATACTGATTTGAAAGAATGCTGA
- a CDS encoding pentapeptide repeat-containing protein, whose protein sequence is MDRKELERRIYAGERDFAGVDWSDASLHTLDLTGIILVGANLAGANLMDVMFDDANLEGACFESADLNGARFQDANLRRANFDNSILVSVYFNRCNLDNASLKGADLRKASFQEATLRRANLEDILSSDLSFTDTDFTGAKISISDVVDHRAVRVTLPNGEIYTLPKLEGENL, encoded by the coding sequence ATGGATAGAAAAGAATTGGAAAGACGGATTTATGCTGGAGAAAGAGACTTCGCTGGTGTTGATTGGAGCGATGCCAGTTTGCACACTTTGGATCTGACTGGAATTATTTTGGTCGGGGCTAACCTCGCTGGGGCTAACTTGATGGACGTTATGTTCGACGATGCCAACTTGGAAGGAGCGTGTTTCGAGAGTGCTGACTTGAATGGGGCTAGATTCCAAGATGCCAACCTGCGTCGAGCCAACTTTGACAATAGTATCTTGGTTAGTGTTTACTTTAATCGGTGCAACTTGGATAATGCCTCTCTCAAAGGAGCCGATTTGCGTAAAGCTTCGTTCCAAGAAGCCACCCTCAGAAGAGCTAATCTTGAAGATATTCTGTCCAGCGATCTCAGCTTTACTGATACTGACTTTACTGGAGCCAAAATTAGCATTAGCGATGTTGTGGATCATCGTGCTGTCAGAGTTACCTTGCCAAATGGGGAGATTTACACCCTCCCCAAATTGGAAGGAGAAAATCTCTAA